A single region of the Marmota flaviventris isolate mMarFla1 chromosome 10, mMarFla1.hap1, whole genome shotgun sequence genome encodes:
- the She gene encoding SH2 domain-containing adapter protein E yields MQWPPTPGASRCLGWASSLACSAATTLLGRAGQTPLMAAKWFKEFPLNLKTVSERAKPGGAGSGKPRKSAEASGAGPVPAKGRKNSAAELGAGRAGGAPKDSRLSRDSLQGLIQAAAGKGRKNSRATEEEPHRGTAKSSGCSTYINRLIKVDTQEKNGKSSYPGGGGSSTSTSSTSSSCSSASSSPSSLGPELDKGKVMKQQDTVIILEDYADPYDAKRTKGQRDAERVGENDGYMEPYDAQQMITEIRRRGSKDPLVKALQLLDSPGEPGETCAKSEPLAKRRSSKDLPGRPPQLYDTPYEPPEGPRAEGRARPGDSRLPEDDERPAAEYEQPWEWKREQIVRALSVQFEGSERPSVKEEAVRQHHRQKSWTQKILKPALSDHSEGEKVDPGLPLEKQPWYHGAITRAEAESRLQPCKEAGYLVRNSESGNSRYSIALKTSQGCVHIIVAQTKDNKYTLDQTSAVFDSIPEVVHYYSNEKLPFKGAEHMTLLYPVHSKLH; encoded by the exons ATGCAGTGGCCCCCGACCCCTGGCGCCTCTCGCTGCCTGGGCTGGGCCTCCTCGCTCGCGTGCTCCGCGGCCACGACGCTCCTCGGCCGCGCCGGCCAGACCCCCCTCATGGCCGCCAAGTGGTTCAAGGAGTTCCCGCTGAACCTGAAGACCGTGTCCGAGCGCGCCAAGCCCGGGGGCGCGGGCAGCGGCAAGCCGCGCAAGAGCGCCGAGGCCAGCGGTGCGGGGCCCGTTCCCGCCAAGGGCCGCAAGAACTCGGCGGCCGAGCTGGGGGCCGGGAGGGCCGGCGGCGCCCCCAAGGACAGCCGGCTGTCCCGGGACAGCCTTCAGGGTCTGATTCAGGCCGCGGCGGGCAAAGGCCGCAAGAACTCCCGGGCCACGGAGGAGGAGCCCCACCGGGGCACGGCCAAGAGCTCGGGCTGCAGCACCTACATCAACAGGCTCATCAAGGTGGACACCCAGGAGAAGAACGGAAAGAGCAGCTAccccggcggcggcggcagcagcaccagcaccagcagcaCCAGCAGCAGCTGCTCCTCTGCGTCCTCTTCACCTTCCTCCCTCGGCCCCGAGCTGGACAAGGGCAAGGTCATGAAGCAGCAGGACACG GTCATCATTTTAGAAGACTACGCTGACCCTTACGATGCCAAACGGACAAAGGGTCAGCGGGATGCAGAGAGAGTGGGTGAGAATGACGGTTACATGGAGCCCTACGATGCCCAGCAAATGATAACAG AAATCAGACGCCGGGGCTCCAAGGACCCCCTGGTGAAGGCTCTCCAGCTGCTGGACAGCCCCGGGGAGCCCGGCGAGACCTGTGCCAAGTCCGAGCCGCTGGCCAAGAGGCGCAGCTCCAAGGACCTCCCGGGGAGGCCGCCGCAGCTCTACGACACCCCCTACGAGCCCCCCGAGGGCCCGCGCGCAGAGGGGAGGGCGCGGCCCGGGGACAGCCGGCTGCCCGAGGACGACGAGAGGCCGGCGGCCGAGTACGAGCAGCCCTGGGAGTGGAAGAGGGAGCAGATCGTGCGCGCCCTGTCGG TCCAGTTTGAGGGATCTGAGCGACCTTCCGTCAAGGAGGAGGCCGTGAGGCAGCACCACCGGCAAAAGAGCTGGACCCAGAAAATCTTGAAGCCAGCCCTGTCTGACCACAGCGAGGGGGAAAAGGTGGACCCAGGCCTGCCCCTGGAGAAGCAGCC TTGGTATCATGGTGCCATCACCCGGGCGGAGGCTGAGAGTCGGCTACAGCCCTGCAAAGAAGCTGGGTACCTGGTTCGCAACAGTGAATCAGGGAACAGCAGGTACTCCATTGCACTGAA GACGAGTCAAGGATGTGTCCACATCATAGTGGCTCAGACCAAAGACAACAAGTACACACTGGACCAGACGAGCGCTGTGTTCGACAGCATCCCTGAGGTGGTGCACTATTACTCCAATGAGAAGCTGCCTTTCAAGGGAGCAGAGCACATGACCCTGCTCTACCCTGTGCACAGCAAGCTTCACTAA